A region from the Sander vitreus isolate 19-12246 chromosome 1, sanVit1, whole genome shotgun sequence genome encodes:
- the irx6a gene encoding Iroquois homeobox protein 6a, with product MVTKEAAMSFSQFGYPYNATSQFFVSANPSTTCCDSISRSVSDGTGGTQTAAAAAAAASFCCPSYENRLLASSRTELNAALGMYSSPYAAAAAASQNYANYFPYSTDPSAIYSTLNPQYDIKDSTGTLHSGITQTAAYYPYDHSLGQYQYDRYGTVDFNGTARRKNATRETTSTLKTWLYEHRKNPYPTKGEKIMLAIITKMTLTQVSTWFANARRRLKKENKMTWSPKNKATDDRKDDLDSSDCKEEKDLHLSDLDDMEDDDCDKLDSDCEKMAADEHDLQRVMAVSGDPQKRDCSSELHLSLTNNFHAFPCAIKSVTTLPPLPSDFLDPVLSKAPSSTGPVGTVSLSHFEASDKPRIWSLARTAASGVILSPQQHGSELRTGNTTGDCQLQSARLTGALTGQCGAMRGLHESSSATNTESPFSEGSSLHSKVYGTGSYSHKDIQLHCSSYAALPDTCQYSTIEGFSGGKAETQSSDLSEACRTVQDDKVTAFRPVMKR from the exons ATGGTAACAAAAGAAGCAGCTATGTCTTTCTCGCAATTTGGATACCCCTACAATGCAACTTCACAG TTTTTCGTGTCGGCAAACCCCAGTACGACTTGCTGCGATTCGATTTCCAGGTCGGTCTCTGACGGGACAGGCGGCACCCAGACCGCCGCcgctgccgccgctgctgccTCCTTCTGCTGCCCGTCCTATGAGAACCGGCTCCTGGCGAGCAGCCGAACGGAGCTGAACGCAGCACTGGGGATGTACAGCTCTCCATACGCCGCAGCGGCTGCCGCCAGCCAGAACTACGCCAACTACTTCCCCTACAGCACCGACCCATCCGCTATCTACTCCACTCTG AATCCACAGTATGACATTAAGGACAGCACAGGCACTTTACACTCTGGCATCACTCAAACCGCTGCATACTATCCTTATGACCATTCACTTGGACAGTATCAATATGACAG ATACGGGACAGTGGACTTTAATGGCACAGCCAGAAGAAAGAATGCAACTCGTGAAACCACCAGCACTCTGAAAACATGGTTGTATGAGCATCGCAAGAACCCCTACCCCACCAAGGGAGAGAAGATCATGCTGGCCATCATCACCAAAATGACCCTCACCCAGGTGTCCACCTGGTTCGCCAACGCCAGGAGGAGGCTAAAGAAGGAGAACAAGATGACCTGGTCCCCAAAGAATAAGGCCACTGATGACAGGAAGGATGACTT AGATTCTAGTGATTGCAAGGAGGAGAAGGATCTGCATCTGAGTGATCTGGATGACATGGAAGACGACGACTGTGACAAGCTGGACAGTGACTGTGAAAAGATGGCTGCCGATGAGCAcgacctccagagggtcatggcagtATCTGGAGACCCTCAAAAGAGAGACTGCAGCTCCGAGCTGCACCTGAGTTTAACAAACAACTTCCACGCGTTCCCCTGCGCCATCAAAAGTGTCAccaccctccctcctctcccgtCTGACTTCCTGGATCCTGTATTGTCCAAGGCACCCTCCTCGACCGGCCCCGTGGGAACAGTGTCCCTGTCTCACTTTGAAGCATCAGATAAGCCTCGGATTTGGTCTCTCGCACGTACGGCGGCTTCGGGGGTCATACTGAGCCCTCAGCAGCATGGCTCGGAGCTGAGGACAGGCAACACAACCGGGGACTGCCAGCTCCAGAGCGCCAGGCTTACCGGGGCTCTTACTGGACAGTGTGGGGCCATGAGAGGCCTCCATGAATCTAGCAGTGCCACCAATACTGAGAGCCCCTTCTCTGAGGGCTCATCCTTGCACTCAAAAGTCTATGGCACTGGCAGCTACAGTCACAAGGACATCCAACTGCACTGTTCATCCTATGCTGCACTCCCAGACACATGTCAGTACTCCACTATTGAAG GATTCTCTGGTGGCAAAGCAGAGACACAGTCATCTGACCTGAGTGAAGCCTGCAGGACCGTGCAGGATGACAAGGTCACTGCGTTCAGACCGGTGATGAAGAGGTGA